One genomic window of Camelina sativa cultivar DH55 chromosome 5, Cs, whole genome shotgun sequence includes the following:
- the LOC104789063 gene encoding uncharacterized protein LOC104789063, protein MIKNEEKMRVRITKERSDLRDLSADAIKATYNTREPGEVERCIDMLKHLKSLSLSVKDMEHSESIAKLEALRSHRNPKIREAAQGLFHSWLKTIYTQGSDNSFQATLTKARLERKKHVLIRCSKLKKREERRSMSREATTISLLKNKKDESYQTLEAVEIKKTIKLSELDKKEDHRSLTRETENIKKEARNDVLVLKQKEDHKSETWDEKFFKKDTKNDLKQLNVKRRCDALEDGTVKKPREDIGYVPSSGSLTKKTTTEKELKNKKVDEMVKLFEAAKKAADVANAKGILSGKLGASRCIDALELLKKINITPKPKEPRRMMEKLEGLTKHKDRKICHVASALLHLWRQRIRDQESVTKTTFPTNSRKVR, encoded by the coding sequence ATGATCAAGAACGAAGAAAAGATGAGAGTAAGGATTACCAAAGAGAGATCTGACTTACGTGACTTGAGTGCTGATGCAATTAAGGCTACGTACAATACACGGGAGCCAGGCGAAGTCGAGCGATGCATCGATATGTTGAAGCACTTGAAGTCTCTGTCTCTTTCCGTGAAGGATATGGAACATTCTGAATCAATAGCTAAGCTGGAGGCTTTGAGAAGTCATAGGAACCCTAAGATCCGGGAGGCAGCGCAAGGCTTGTTTCATTCGTGGTTAAAGACAATCTACACCCAAGGAAGCGACAACTCTTTCCAAGCTACTCTTACCAAGGCTCGTCTAGAGAGGAAGAAGCATGTTCTAATAAGGTGTTCAAAGTTGAAGAAGAGGGAAGAACGGAGATCTATGTCTCGTGAAGCCACCACCATCTCGCTGTTGAAGAATAAAAAAGACGAGAGTTATCAAACTCTTGAAGCGGTAGAGATTAAGAAAACGATCAAACTCTCGGAATTGGATAAGAAAGAAGATCATAGATCATTGACTCGTGAAACAGAGAATATTAAGAAAGAAGCAAGGAACGACGTTTTGGTGCTGAAACAGAAAGAGGATCATAAATCTGAGACTTGGGACgagaaattttttaagaaagatACAAAGAATGATCTAAAGCAGCTCAACGTAAAGAGAAGATGTGACGCTTTGGAGGATGGTACGGTGAAGAAGCCACGTGAAGATATTGGCTACGTACCAAGTTCCGGTTCATTGACAAAGAAGACTACAACAGAAAAGGagctgaagaacaagaaagtggATGAGATGGTGAAGCTGTTCGAAGCAGCAAAGAAAGCTGCTGATGTGGCCAACGCTAAGGGCATTCTCTCGGGTAAACTAGGGGCCTCTCGCTGCATTGACGCACTAGAGTtactcaagaaaataaatatcactCCAAAACCTAAAGAGCCAAGGAGGATGATGGAAAAGCTTGAGGGACTTACAAAGCATAAAGACCGCAAAATTTGCCATGTGGCATCAGCCCTTCTTCACCTTTGGAGACAGAGGATCAGAGATCAAGAGTCTGTGACCAAGACGACGTTTCCTACCAACTCCCGTAAAGTTCGTTAG
- the LOC109132829 gene encoding receptor-like protein 12, with amino-acid sequence MNEYEGLYMEYEEKPHGVVSYDYTDTLDLQYKGVHMEQQRILTSYGTIDFSGNRLEGQVPESIGLLKALIALNLSNNAFTGHIPMSLVNLKELESLDMSRNKLSGTIPSGLGSLSFLEYINVSHNQLKGQIPQGTQITGQSKSSFEGNAGLCGLPLKETCFGSNKPPTQRRKEDDDEEEQVLSWKAVAIGYGSGILFGLTAAQAIASYKPECLTKIIGPNKRRRC; translated from the coding sequence ATGAATGAATAtgagggtttatatatggaataCGAGGAAAAGCCACATGGTGTAGTCAGCTATGATTATACGGATACTCTAGATTTACAATACAAAGGTGTACACATGGAGCAACAGAGGATCCTCACTTCCTACGGCACCATTGATTTTTCTGGGAACAGACTCGAAGGACAGGTTCCTGAATCCATTGGACTCTTGAAGGCACTGATTGCACTCAACTTATCAAACAACGCCTTCACAGGCCATATTCCTATGTCTTTGGTCAATCTTAAGGAGCTCGAGTCACTAGACATGTCAAGAAACAAACTCTCAGGAACTATTCCTAGTGGACTCGGGAGCCTCTCGTTTTTAGAGTACATAAATGTGTCTCATAACCAACTCAAGGGTCAAATACCACAAGGAACACAAATCACTGGGCAATCTAAATCCTCTTTTGAAGGGAATGCAGGGCTTTGTGGCCTCCCTCTCAAGGAAACTTGTTTTGGGAGTAATAAGCCACCAACACAGCGACGCAAAGAAGACGACGATGAAGAGGAACAAGTGTTAAGCTGGAAAGCAGTGGCAATAGGGTATGGATCTGGAATCTTGTTCGGATTGACAGCAGCACAAGCCATTGCCTCATACAAGCCGGAGTGCCTCACCAAGATAATTGGTCCGAATAAACGCAGAAGATGTTAA
- the LOC104789062 gene encoding vesicle-associated membrane protein 725, whose translation MGQQNLIYSFVARGTVILVEYTEFKGNFTSVAAQCLQKLPSSNNKFTYNCDGHTFNYLVVNGFTYCVVAVESVGRQIPMAFLERVKEDFSKRYGGGKATTAKANSLNREFGSKLKEHMQYCVDHPEEISKLAKVKAQVTEVKGVMMENIEKVLDRGEKIELLVDKTEDLRSQAQDFRTQGTKLKRKMWYDNMKIKLIVFGIIMALVLIIILSVCPGFKCT comes from the exons ATGGGACAACAGAATTTGATATACAGCTTCGTGGCTCGTGGTACGGTGATCCTCGTCGAGTATACCGAATTCAAAGGAAATTTCACTTCCGTCGCTGCACAATGCCTTCAGAAGCTTCCTTCTTCCAACAACAAGTTTACATACAACTGCGATGGTCATACCTTCAATTACCTCGTCGTAAATGGCTTCA CCTATTGTGTTGTTGCTGTTGAATCTGTTGGGAGGCAGATTCCAATGGCTTTCTTGGAGAGAGTCAAGGAGGATTTTAGCAAAAGATATGGTGGTGGTAAAGCTACCACTGCTAAAGCCAACAGCTTGAACAGAGAGTTTGG GTCTAAACTGAAGGAGCACATGCAGTACTGTGTGGATCATCCTGAAGAAATTAGCAAACTTGCCAAGGTTAAGGCTCAAGTGACTGAGGTGAAGGGTGTCATGATGGAGAATATTGAGAAG GTCCTTGACCGTGGTGAGAAAATTGAGCTTCTAGTTGACAAAACTGAGGACCTTCGTTCACAG GCACAAGATTTCAGAACGCAAGGAACGAAACTGAAAAGAAAGATGTGGTATGACAACATGAAGATTAAGCTCATTGTCTTTGGTATCATCATGGCCTTGgttctcatcatcatcctctcgGTTTGTCCTGGCTTCAAGTGTACctaa
- the LOC104789061 gene encoding probable leucine-rich repeat receptor-like protein kinase At1g35710, which translates to MSELHMRLFFLSLIFLCCVSLSSLSTLNKHVGLVSCRPHQIKAFTQFKNEFDTRGCNHSDPSNSIWCDSSTGAVTKLRLRACLSGTLKPNSSLFRFRQLRFLDLSKNNFISTSLPSEFGNLNKLEVLFLYSNGFLGQVPSSFSNLSMLSILDLSDNKLTGSFPPVQNLSKLSSLDLSSNYLSGKLSPNSSLFELHHLSYLDLSYNNFSSSVPTEFGKLNKLAFLDLSTNSFLGKVPPTVSNLTGLTDLYLDQNKLTGTFPYVQNLTKLFYIGLSYNQFTGTIPSYLLTLPILSTLDLRENHLSHYIEVSNSSISSSSLENLHLGNNQFEGKILESISKLTNLKLLDLSFQNARYRYQIDLNLLSSLKSLVKLDFSGSSISQASLSLESYIPLTLEYLSLADCDISEFPNILKNLERLKHIDVSDNRIQGKIPKWLWSLPRLESLIITNNYFNGFQGSAEVLENSSLHVLFQDYNYFEGSLPNLPPSIELFSASYNSFTGEIPLSICNISSLFALDLSYNNFTGKIPQCLNNLAIVKLRKNNLEGSIADAFSVGASLRTLDIGFNRLTGKLPRSLVNCTSLRFLSLDNNNIEDTFPFWLKAS; encoded by the coding sequence ATGTCAGAATTACATATGCGTTTGTTTTTTCTCTCGCTAATCTTTCTCTGTTGTGTCTCCCTTTCAAGCTTATCCACTTTAAATAAACATGTTGGTCTTGTTTCTTGCCGTCCCCACCAAATTAAAGCCTTTACGCAGTTCAAGAACGAGTTTGACACCCGTGGTTGCAACCATAGTGACCCCTCTAATAGCATCTGGTGCGATAGCTCAACGGGTGCGGTCACGAAGCTACGACTCAGAGCCTGTCTCAGTGGAACTCTGAAGCCCAATAGCAGCCTCTTCCGGTTTCGTCAGCTTCGTTTTCTTGATCTCTCTAAAAACAACTTCATCTCCACTTCACTCCCTTCTGAGTTTGGCAATCTCAACaaattagaggtcttgtttctTTACTCTAATGGCTTCCTTGGTCAAGTTCCGTCCTCATTTAGTAACCTAAGCATGCTTTCCATTTTAGACCTTAGCGATAACAAGCTCACTGGTAGTTTTCCACCTGTACAAAATCTAAGCAAGCTCTCCTCTTTAGACCTTTCCAGTAATTACTTGTCTGGAAAATTGAGTCCCAACAGTAGCCTCTTTGAGTTGCACCACCTAAGTTACCTTGATCTCAGTTACAACAACTTCAGTTCCTCAGTCCCTACCGAATTTGGCAAGCTCAACAAATTAGCGTTTTTGGATCTTTCCACTAATAGCTTCCTCGGCAAAGTTCCTCCCACAGTTAGTAACCTAACCGGGTTAACTGATTTGTACCTTGACCAAAACAAGCTCACTGGTACTTTCCCATATGTACAAAATCTAACTAAACTCTTCTATATAGGACTTTCCTATAATCAATTTACTGGAACCATTCCTTCTTACCTCCTCACTTTGCCAATCTTATCAACTCTTGATCTTCGTGAAAATCATCTCTCCCATTATATTGAAGTTTCTAACTCCTCTATCTCATCCTCTAGCCTCGAGAATCTGCACCTTGGGAACAACCAATTTGAAGGAAAAATCCTAGAGTCTATCTCAAAGCTCACCAACCTCAAACTTCTCGACCTTTCATTCCAAAACGCAAGATACCGGTACCAGATTGACTTAAACCTCTTATCTTCTCTCAAATCATTGGTGAAACTCGATTTTTCCGGTAGCAGTATATCTCAGGCCAGTTTAAGTTTAGAATCATATATCCCATTGACCTTGGAATACTTGTCTTTGGCAGACTGTGACATCAGCGAGTTCCCAAACATATTGAAGAACCTTGAGAGGTTGAAGCATATAGATGTATCCGACAATAGAATCCAAGGGAAAATTCCTAAGTGGTTATGGAGCCTTCCTCGTCTGGAATCATTGATtattacaaataattatttcaatGGTTTCCAAGGTTCCGCAGAAGTCTTAGAAAATTCATCACTGCATGTTTTATTTCAAGATTACAACTATTTTGAAGGATCACTTCCTAATCTACCACCCTCTATTGAACTCTTCTCTGCGAGTTATAATAGTTTCACAGGAGAGATACCTCTTTCAATCTGCAACATTAGCTCTCTCTTTGCTCTTGACCTATCCTACAACAACTTCACCGGAAAAATTCCTCAATGTTTGAATAATTTGGCAATTGTGAAATTGCGGAAAAACAACTTGGAAGGAAGTATTGCTGACGCGTTCAGTGTTGGCGCTTCTCTACGGACACTCGATATTGGCTTCAATCGATTAACAGGGAAGCTTCCAAGGTCTCTTGTAAATTGTACATCTCTAAGGTTTCTAAGCCTAGATAACAACAACATCGAAGACACGTTTCCTTTCTGGCTCAAGGCTTCATAG